Proteins from one Archocentrus centrarchus isolate MPI-CPG fArcCen1 chromosome 8, fArcCen1, whole genome shotgun sequence genomic window:
- the tyk2 gene encoding non-receptor tyrosine-protein kinase TYK2 produces the protein MVTSELGVLSMSTRRRFRPSESFTGLSEPPKDQGIHVYLFWTKDGERYLSHTAGEVTAEELCISAAEAVGITPLCHVLFALYNPQTCLWYSPNHIFKPEENTSPVLHYCMRYYFRNWHGLNEKEPAVSRYLPKSGSDQGGSPLLDMTSLEYLFSQAKYEFVNEVVQMEDVQTEEELSRFKNESLGMAVLHLSHQAIQTQSTLQDVAAKISFLQCIPRSFAKHISRDNFLTKIRIQRVFKDFVRTFQQHTVDRGKLGAQEIMYKYISTLEHLAPRFGTETFPVTHLDLRDDDGRSSSCSSTTHAQGGSKDDLCGSVTHEILVSSTEGIQWRKVSVQKAKANNYLRNGYISYIRKPKQHSSQPDADTPNKWTFFCEFPEITHIAITESNVCISTQDNLCMEVQMNSSQEAHSFVSLLDGYYRLTADAHHYLSHEVAPPRVVWSEANLLHGPMHDDFVLLKLKREAAEERAFLVRWSALDYHRIILAVLNKNEDSATPSHKQFRIHVKGSMFCLEGWDREFSSMKDLKDSLKSFILKSGLDSFIVKKCCSPKSGEVSNLLVKRSVKGVDRHAHADLLSQTYKTHLMFPQIKDKDIKQEQHLGRGTRTNIYSGRLLLRERGENDDDEFNNNSHQGIQVVLKILDQSHEDIALAFFETASLMCQVSHRHLVSVHGVSVKGSENIMVEEFVEFGPLDVFLRKEKSVTPRWKFIVAKQLASALNYLEIKGLVHGNVCAKNILVARSGLELNTTPFVKLSDPGIALSVLSREERLERIPWIAPECIDSHAPIGNHADQWSFGVTLLEIYNNGDLPFSFNTLSEKERFYQQKGRLAEPSSQELARFINMCLTYEPEERPSFRKVLRELIELMRKDLFIHSVTPPSEISPNTDPTVFHKRYLKMLRVLGEGHFGKVTLYLYDPNNDGKGEKVAVKSLKQENDKVSDGWMKEIEILKSLYHSNIVKYKGCCTELAGQVVQLIMEYLPLGSLKDYLPKRNLGMAHCLMFAQQICQGMNYLHSKRYVHRDLAARNVLVENDSLVKIGDFGLTKYIPEGEIYYRVREDGDSPVFWYAIECLKESKFSFSSDIWSFGVTLYEILTRCDRRQSPPDKFFEMMKEAQGQMTVVILIKLLDQGLRLPCPKDCPHEVKILMEQCWSADPSKRPDFEFLIKKFQALRQTYNWQSFS, from the exons ATGGTGACTAG tgaaTTGGGTGTCCTCAGCATGTCTACAAGACGGAGGTTCAGACCTTCAGAATCGTTTACAGGCCTGAGTGAGCCTCCGAAGGATCAGGGCATCCATGTTTACCTTTTCTGGACAAAAGATGGGGAAAGATATTTGTCTCACACTGCAGGAGAGGTCACAGCAGAGGAGCTGTGCATCTCTGCCGCAGAGGCTGTAG GGATAACACCTCTGTGCCATGTACTGTTTGCACTGTACAATCCACAAACATGCCTTTGGTACAGCCCAAATCACATATTCAAGCCAGAGGAAAACACCAGCCCTGTACTTCACTACTGTATGAG GTATTATTTTCGGAATTGGCATGGACTGAATGAAAAGGAGCCAGCTGTTTCCCGCTATCTTCCCAAATCTGGTTCAGATCAGGGCGGATCCCCTTTGCTTGATATGACATCACTGGAATATTTATTTTCTCAG GCGAAGTATGAATTTGTGAACGAAGTGGTACAAATGGAAGACGTCCAGACAGAGGAGGAGCTAAGTCGCTTCAAAAATGAGAGTTTGGGAATGGCTGTGCTTCACCTCTCACACCAGGCAATTCAAACACAGTCTACTTTGCAAGATGTAGCTGCAAAAATCAG cttcctACAGTGTATCCCAAGATCTTTCGCCAAACACATTTCCAGAGACAACTTCCTGACTAAAATCAGGATCCAGCGAGTGTTTAAAGACTTTGTGCGGACCTTTCAGCAGCACACAGTGGATCGGGGCAAGCTGGGCGCTCAGGAGATCATGTATAAGTACATCTCTACTCTTGAGCACTTGGCACCACGTTTTGGCACAGAGACTTTCCCCGTAACCCACCTGGATCTGAGGGATGATGACGGCAGAAGCAGCTCTTGCTCCAGCACCACCCACGCCCAGGGTGGCTCGAAAGATGACCTCTGCGGTTCCGTCACGCATGAAATATTGGTTTCCAGCACTGAGGGGATCCAGTGGAGGAAGGTGTCTGTTCAGAAG GCAAAGGCAAACAATTACCTCAGGAATGGCTACATAAGCTACATAAGGAAACCAAAACAGCACTCCAGCCAACCAGATGCAGACACACCCAACAAATGGACCTTCTTCTGCGAGTTCCCTGAAATAACTCACATTGCCATTACTGAGTCTAATGTGTGCATTAGCACTCAAGACAATCTCTGTATG GAGGTTCAGATGAACTCCAGCCAGGAGGCCCATTCCTTCGTCTCCCTCCTAGATGGATACTACCGACTGACTGCAGACGCCCACCACTATCTTTCTCATGAAGTGGCTCCCCCAAGGGTAGTGTGGAGTGAAGCAAATCTACTGCATGGGCCTATGCA TGATGACTTTGTGCTGTTGAAGCTGAAAAGGGaggcagcagaggagagagcgTTCCTCGTTCGTTGGAGTGCTCTTGACTATCACCGCATCATCCTAGCTGTGCTAAACAAAAATGAG GACAGCGCAACGCCGAGCCACAAGCAGTTTCGTATTCACGTAAAGGGTTCGATGTTCTGTCTGGAGGGCTGGGACCGAGAATTCTCCAGTATGAAGGACCTCAAAGATAGCCTCAAGTCGTTTATTCTCAAGTCTGGTTTGGACAGCTTTATTGTCAAAAAGTGCTGTTCGCCAAAATCTGGAG AGGTATCTAACCTTCTGGTGAAGAGAAGTGTCAAAGGTGTCGATCGCCATGCTCACGCTGACCTCTTATCCCAAACCTACAAGACGCATCTAATGTTCCCCCAAATCAAGGACAAAGATATCAAACAG GAGCAGCATTTGGGTCGTGGCACCAGAACTAACATCTACTCGGGACGTCTGCTACTGCGGGAAAGAGGGGAGAACGACGATGACGAGTTCAACAACAACTCTCACCAAGGCATCCAAGTGGTTCTCAAGATTCTGGACCAAAGCCATGAAGACATTGCTCTG GCATTTTTCGAAACCGCAAGTCTCATGTGCCAGGTATCCCACCGTCACCTGGTGTCAGTGCATGGTGTATCTGTCAAAGGATCTGAAA ACATCATGGTAGAAGAATTTGTGGAGTTTGGGCCTTTGGATGTTTTTCTTCGCAAAGAAAAGAGTGTGACTCCTCGGTGGAAATTCATTGTTGCAAAACAACTCGCCAGTGCCCTCAACTATCTT GAGATCAAAGGGTTGGTTCATGGAAATGTCTGCGCCAAGAACATCCTGGTGGCAAGAAGTGGTTTAGAACTCAACACTACTCCTTTTGTCAAGCTGAGTGACCCAGGAATTGCCCTGAGTGTCCTTTCACGGGAAG AGCGTCTGGAGCGTATCCCATGGATTGCCCCTGAGTGCATTGACAGTCATGCACCCATTGGGAATCATGCTGACCAGTGGAGCTTTGGTGTAACGCTGCTTGAAATCTACAACAACGGCGATCTTCCCTTCAGCTTCAACACGTTGTCTGAG AAAGAGCGCTTTTATCAGCAAAAGGGCCGCTTAGCTGAGCCATCTTCCCAGGAACTGGCCAGGTTCATCAATATGTGCTTGACCTATGAGCCGGAGGAGAGGCCGTCATTCCGCAAGGTTCTCAGAGAACTCATTGAGCTCATGAGGAAAG ATTTGTTCATTCACTCTGTTACGCCTCCCAGCGAAATTTCCCCTAACACAGACCCCACCGTGTTCCATAAACGCTACCTGAAAATGTTGCGGGTCTTAGGAGAG GGTCACTTTGGGAAGGTGACTCTCTACTTGTATGACCCTAACAATGACGGGAAGGGAGAGAAGGTGGCGGTGAAGTCTTTGAAGCAAGAAAATGACAAAGTGTCTGACGGCTGGATGAAGGAGATTGAGATCCTGAAATCCCTTTATCACAGCAACATTGTGAAATACAAAGGCTGCTGCACAGAACTGG CAGGTCAAGTTGTGCAGCTAATAATGGAGTACCTTCCTCTGGGGAGTCTGAAAGACTACCTCCCCAAACGTAACCTTGGGATGGCCCATTGCCTTATGTTTGCTCAGCAGATCTGTCAG ggaATGAATTACTTGCACTCAAAGCGGTACGTCCATCGAGATTTGGCTGCCCGCAATGTCTTGGTGGAAAACGACAGTTTGGTGAAGATCGGAGACTTCGGCCTGACAAAGTACATCCCTGAGGGAGAGATCTACTACCGTGTCCGTGAGGATGGAGATAGTCCGGTGTTCTG GTACGCCATCGAGTGCTTGAAGGAGAGTAAATTTTCCTTCTCCTCTGATATTTGGTCCTTTGGAGTTACATTGTATGAGATCCTGACCCGCTGTGACCGTCGCCAAAGCCCTCCAGAC AAGTTCTTCGAAATGATGAAGGAAGCTCAAGGACAGATGACCGTGGTGATACTGATTAAACTGCTGGATCAAGGATTGCGGTTACCTTGTCCCAAGGACTGCCCACACGAG GTGAAGATTTTGATGGAGCAGTGTTGGAGTGCAGACCCTTCAAAACGACCAGATTTTGAGTTCCTCATCAAAAAGTTTCAGGCTCTACGCCAAACATACAACTGGCAGTCCTTTTCCTAG